A window of Tursiops truncatus isolate mTurTru1 chromosome 8, mTurTru1.mat.Y, whole genome shotgun sequence contains these coding sequences:
- the OR10V1 gene encoding LOW QUALITY PROTEIN: olfactory receptor 10V1 (The sequence of the model RefSeq protein was modified relative to this genomic sequence to represent the inferred CDS: deleted 1 base in 1 codon), which produces TAKILFFFRPFSADPKVQVVISVAFLVMYLTSLRGNAIIAVTVQIHHSLHAPRYFFLANLAVLEIFYTSSITPLALENLLSMGKTPVSITGCGTQMFFFVFLGGVDRVLLAVMAYDRFIAICYPLRYTLIMSWPLCVELMVGSLVLGFLLSLPLTILIFHLPFCNNSEIYHFYCDMPAVVRLACADTHVHQTIVSFIVLSIPLSVTSISYVFTVEAILQIQSAEGHHRASPTCSSHILVVLLQYGCTSFTYLSPSSSYSPEMDPVVSVVYTSITPILNPLIYSMRNKELKDALRRALSAF; this is translated from the exons ACTGCAAAGATACTATTCTTCTTTCGTCCATTCTCAGCTGACCCAAAGGTACAGGTGGTGATTTCTGTGGCTTTCCTGGTGATGTACCTGACCAGCCTCCGTGGAAATGCCATCATTGCAGTTACTGTCCAGATCCACCACTCTCTCCACGCCCCCAGGTACTTTTTCCTGGCTAACTTGGCAGTTCTGGAAATCTTCTATACATCTTCCATCACCCCACTGGCCTTGGAAAACCTTCTTTCAATGGGCAAAACTCCTGTTTCTATCACTGGATGTGGCAcccaaatgtttttctttgtcttcttgggTGGGGTTGATCGTGTCCTGCTTGCAGTCATGGCTTATGACCGGTTTATAGCAATCTGCTACCCTCTACGATACACCCTCATCATGAGCTGGCCCTTGTGTGTGGAGTTGATGGTAGGATCCCTGGTACTGGGGTTCCTGCTGTCGCTACCACTGACTATTTTAATCTTCCATCTCCCATTCTGCAACAACAGCGAAATCTACCACTTCTACTGTGACATGCCTGCCGTCGTGCGCCTGGCTTGTGCAGACACGCACGTTCACCAAACTATCGTCAGCTTCATCGTCCTAAGCATCCCCCTCTCAGTAACCTCCATCTCCTACGTCTTCACCGTGGAAGCTATTTTACAGATCCAGTCAGCAGAAGGGCACCACCGAGCC TCCCCAACCTGCTCTTCGCACATCTTAGTGGTCCTCCTGCAGTATGGCTGCACCAGCTTTACATACTTGTCCCCCAGTTCCAGCTACTCTCCTGAGATGGACCCGGTGGTGTCTGTGGTCTACACTTCTATCACTCCCATTTTAAACCCCTTGATCTATAGTATGAGGAACAAGGAATTGAAAGATGCCCTAAGGAGGGCACTAAGCGCGTTTTAG